The Medicago truncatula cultivar Jemalong A17 chromosome 7, MtrunA17r5.0-ANR, whole genome shotgun sequence genome includes the window TCTAATGTTGGTAGAGAatagtggaagaaatagagagaaataTGAGGGGACTACTTTgggggttaacttttcttcagAATACAAAACCCTCATcatttagaggaactaaaaaattgtattggaggagggtttagatgaattcttcaaatttaatctatgttgttatagtatttttaaaattaaaaatatagtaattatatacattaatttatcattctctaaaaaactattcttttagaaaatttgaaagatttctcCATTATAACTATTGTGTTGCGAAAACCGAATCATTCAGAACCGTttgttacattattttttattgaagaaatcactttttttaaacaaaataataatttttatatatcaaaatcaattcaaacagATCCACAAAGACTTTTAGGTAAGAGGGTGGGGTTAAAAGTAGATGTGACAAAATAATCCATAACTATTGATACATATaggtaaataaaaattgaatttggatAGCTTAACAATATCCTAAGATAAATTAATGGATTTTAAAGGTATGGAAAGGATAACATGTTACATGTGATATATGTCTGTAATGCTGGTGATGTTGTTAGCTTAACCGTTATTCTAATTAAAAGGCCAAGACCactaacattaaaaaataaatataatgaaCAAATTAATTTAGATTTTGAGTAAAGGTTATTAGTGTAATAATTCTTTCAGATTCTTTTTATACTATATATGAGAACCTTTGTCCTAGTTAATTGTTCATGcaaatatgtatataaaaattgcaaattgcaTGAAGCTCTACTAATAATGTATACCACTTGTGCCACTTAGCTACCACTTTAATGTCTACTTGATTAATATCTTCCACTTGGTCTTTCTTtaataaacatttatcatatcTCCTAATTATTGATGCAAAAGCAAAACATCAAAATGTTGAATATCACATCCACAAAACAAAGTAGACTTTattgtagaaaaaataaatactaaccATAAGACCATAATAGGAACATAAGTCCTATTCCACTATTAATCACGTGATGTGTCTCAATTATactaactaaaaatataaaaaataataaaaaaatcatatgctTCTTTGGATATGTATTATTCTAgtctttgctcaaaaaaaatgtattattctAGTCTTTAGAAAGAGGTAGTATCTTGGCAAGTTGTTCTTGTAAATGTCATCAaataactttgttttttatgaagaaGACTATAGATATCAAGGAGAGTTGTCAActtttatattcattcatatatGTTACTTACACTTCTCTTTTCTTAGCACTATTTCCTTGACTTTGCAAAGCTTATAATAAACGGATTgtcaataaaaatgaaatttaaacatACATGCATGATTTACATATTTAGGATATACGTTTGTATAATTGCAAGATTTTACAATTTCTGAGGTATTTGCTTATTTAATCAAATGTATTGTCTTAGATCATGAAAACTACAGGAAAATAGTGGCCTAAAAAATTGTTGTCTGTTATGATATTTCCAGcattgttttttgaattttgtgggcaaaaccaaaaaattgCGCGTAAATGCAGTAGTGTACCTAGTTTGAATGTAGGAGCAAAGATTCAGTACATAGGTTATGTATATTCTCAAATGACGGGTGAGTTTGATGAAATCACAGTAACACGGAAATGCACAATATGATCCTTAGGCTTAGGCAATATAATCGACTCTAGACCTGTATAGAATCCGCCTCCTATATCTATTTCTAAAGCTTGCTTTATTCTTCAACAAAGGCAAAAGTCACAACATAAAAGTTTAAGTAAAATGGACAAATTAAAGTGGATTAAGTGAAGGTGACTAGTGTAAacattcttttatatattatataagcACCTTTGCCCTAATCGTTCaagcaaatatatatatatactatacaCATAATAATTTGTATGCAGATGGCTCTACTCTACTAATGTCTACTACTtggtctttttcttataaacgtttatcttcttttctttttaattattaaaaaaagatggCTCTATTAGTCTCCCACTTGTTCCTCTCCTAGCTGCCACTTTAAtgcaaattaatcaattaatcaaTGTCTTCCACTTGGAATTTCTCTTATTTGTATAAAATTCTACAAAATTGGTCTATATAAGGATGATTATGTAAACAAATATCATAGTGAGCAACCACTAGTAGCTACTTATCACTATGGCTAATCAACAATCTTTGCTAGACAAGCCTAGAAAATCCCTTCCAAAAACATTTTGGTTAATCCTCTCTTTAGTTGCTATCATAATCTCATCAGCCCTAATTTCTACTCATCTCAAGAAACCAATCTCATTTTTTCACCTCACCACAGTTCAGAATGTTTACTGTGAACATGCTGTTGATACAAAATCTTGCTTAGCTCATGTATCCGAAGTATCTCACGTTCCAACTTTGGTCACGACAAAAGACCAAAACTTGCATGTACTCTTGTCCTTATTAACAAAGTCCACCACACACATTCAAAATGCTATGGACACAGCCAGTGTTATCAAACGCCGAATTAACAGCCCTAGAGAAGAAATTGCTTTGAGTGACTGTGAACAACTAATGGACTTGTCCATGAACAGAATTTGGGACACGATGTTAAAgctaacaaaaaataatattgactCACAGCAAGATGCACATACATGGCTAAGCAGTGTGCTCACTAACCATGCAACTTGCTTGGATGGATTAGAAGGTTCATCTCGGGTCGTTATGGAAAATGACCTTCAGGACTTGATATCAAGAGCTAGATCTTCTCTAGCTGtgtttcttgttgtttttcCTCAAAAGGATCGTGACCAATTCATTGATGAAACATTGATTGGAGAATTTCCATCGTGGGTTACAAGCAAAGATCGGAGGCTTTTGGAGACCGCGGTTGGGGACATAAAGGCAAATGTTGTCGTAGCTCAGGATGGGAGTGGCAAGTTCAAGACTGTGGCTGAGGCTGTGGCATCTGCACCTGACAACGGTAAGACAAAGTATGTTATCTATGTGAAAAAGGGAACATACAAAGAGAACGTAGAAATTGGTTCgaaaaaaacaaatgtgatGCTCGTTGGTGATGGAATGGATGCAACAATAATCACAGGAAACTTAAATTTTATCGATGGGACAACGACCTTCAAAAGTTCAACTGTTGGTATGAACCTTCCACTTTTTGTATTTACcatttcattttcatgtatACTTATAAATTTTGTCTTCTTTTCTTGAACTCGCTTCAATTTCTCTAAGTAATATTCTTCTCCTGTCTTTTGTATTAGATCTAAATTAATTTACCAAGTTCATACTCTAATTGTATGGAATGCCTACCCAAATATCAACACTAACCAAATAAAAATCTGGTTTTGCAGCTGCGGTTGGGGATGGGTTTATAGCACAAGATATTTGGTTCCAAAATATGGCAGGCGCAGCAAAGCACCAGGCAGTGGCTCTCCGTGTCGGCTCTGACCAATCTGTCATCAACCGTTGCCGCATTGACGCCTTTCAAGACACTCTTTACGCACACTCCAACCGGCAGTTTTACCGTGACTCTGTCATTACAGGTACCATTGACTTCATCTTTGGAAATGCAGCTGTTGTGTTCCAGAAGTGCAAGTTGGTGGCCCGTAAACCCATGGCCAACCAAAACAATATGTTTACAGCCCAAGGTCGAGAAGACCCCGGTCAAAACACAGGTACTTCAATTCAACAATGTGACCTAACACCAAGTTCAGACCTTAAGCCCGTCGTAGGCTCCATCAAAACTTTCCTCGGCCGCCCATGGAAGAAATACTCCAGGACTGTTGTGATGCAATCCTTTCTGGACAGCCACATCGACCCAACAGGATGGGCTGAGTGGGATGCCGCGAGTAAGGACTTTCTGCAGACACTGTACTACGGAGAGTACTTGAACAATGGACCAGGTGCTGGTACTGCCAAGAGAGTGACTTGGCCAGGTTATCATGTCATCAATACTGCTGCAGAGGCTAGCAAGTTTACGGTAGCACAACTAATCCAAGGTAATGTTTGGTTGAAGAACACAGGGGTGGCCTTTACTGAGGGCTTGTAATATGAACATAAGTAAGCAAGTTTGTGCTAGTTTATTTCTGACATGAGTGGATGTTGTagcaaataaaatagaaaatttgcGCTTTGAGGGAAGAAGGTTTGAAATGGAATATTTTCTGAGAGGATTCTGTAGTCTTTTATGGTCTTGTAATGAATGACTCATGTCAAAgctaaaattgtattttattatccAATAAGATAGTACACTGCACCTTGCTCATTGTTCGCCCATGAATGTCTCGTCCTTAACGTGTCTTGCAATATTTGAATATTATGATCTTATTATGTTTGAATAGCATGATGTTTCTAAGGTTATACTCTCCCCCTGTTAAAAAAAAGGTTCATACCGTCCTCTTTTGTATTAGATCTAAATTCAATTGATAAGTTCACACTCTACCTTCTTTGTCTATGTAATGCCTAACTGGATTCTCTGATGTAGAACATTACAATCAAGTAGCTAGCTATTAAATTGAGCCATCTAAGTACTTAAAACACAGTTCCCAGAGGCATCAAACACTAGGTCACCAAATCCTTTTATGcaaaatgaatataattttcCAGTGTGATCAAACTTTTTTTATGGACAGAACTATTTACTGTTACCACAAAATGTGCTGACAGTGACAGATGTTTTCTCTCATATATGAACCTTATACAAGTAGTTGTGCTTGTGCTTAGCAAGTTCTTCCATGTTTGTGGCTGACTACAACTAACCagtcaaaattcatcaaaacaactAGTTatgaagaatataaaaaaaacttgaagaaCCAAGTGTGATTTAGCGGTCACATTTCACCCTAAAACATGtcaaaattcaagcacaaatttGGATAATTCTTCCTTAACGTGTGTTACAATATTTGAATGTTAATTAATATCTTATATTTCAATAACATGATATTTCATCATTGCTATATTTAAAATATCagatttaaatgaaaaaaatgactaaattattgaatatttGAGCAACTTCAACTTGAACAACTTGCATAAACCAAATTTGAGTTGAGCAATTTGcataaaacaaatttgatttcaGGTTGAGCTAATTGGTTACAATATCGCCCTAGGCGCAAAGTTCACTAGTTGACAGCCATTTGTCCTAGTTTTTCAACATTTAACTTCCTAATTAAGGTTCTTAACCAATCACCTAAGTTCCGAATGTGAAACAAAGCAATCTAGGGGTGATAACACAATCAGATATGAATAGTATAGGATATGAAGAAAACTTGAAGAACTAGATATGCAGAAAATATAAGAAAACTTCAAGTACAAAGTGTGAATTGACTGTCAAATTTACAACCTAAAACATGCCAAAATTTAAGCACAATCTCACCTAATGAAAAGAAAAGGCCAtatctgttttttatttaatttttgcttCCTCAATCTTCGTGTTAGCCCAGTCACCTTAATATCAATCTGTTGACAATGGACAAGAGAATATCAAAATGCAACCAATGCAAATGTAAGCTCATAGATAGATATAGCCTGTAAAGCACGGATGCACAATAAGTACATATGGTATGGCTATGCGTGAAAACAAGCCGTTGTTAAAAGTTCTGCATGTGAGGCATGCTTGGGACCATATAGCCGGTGTCATCGAAAATCGGTTATGGCGGCGCCATGCGGCACCTATCAATGGCGGATTTTGGAGAAATGGCTTTCTTTCTCTGAATGGAAGTGTATCAAAATGAAGTGGATTTTGAAGAAGTTTCAGATGGAGGACTGTAAGtgcattttgattttttccaTTTCGTAATTTGTACGAGAATACGCTTCTGGCATTGCTCGTAGTATTAACTGTTGTTAGTTTTTGTTGCTGTGACACAGTTAATTTTAGTTTCTCTGTTATAACAGTTTGTATAACTATTTCAATTAGTTAGCATTTTTCTCTGTTCTATAATATAATGTATCAAGTAACACATTAATAGAGTGAGCTTAAACCAAGTGAATCACTGATTGAACTCGAGTGGTTAATAAACTTCAGTACAGATCAAATCAATGAACACTAACTATAACAATATCTTTCAGACTTTACTTATCCCTCGAGGACCATTTCAACACTAGTtacaacaatataatatattgtATGGTTGTTGGAAAATCTATTTCTTTCTACATCTCTGTCTCTTCCAAACATCTATTGTCATTTGCCGCAAAAATTTGCATGTCATCACACATTAGCAGCATTCTAAAATTATCAACTCACCAAATGATTGAAATATTCAAACCTTGGGGGATTTTAATAACACTTTACTCATCTTGAGACTATACAATATtatcaatatataattaaaatgacaTAACATCTGACATTAAGAAACAATTACCATAAACTAGCATTCCAttcaaaagaatttaaaatggtttacaaaattataaaacaagAAAGAACATGTAGAACTCAAGCATGAAACTAATCCACTGTAGACAAATATGACATTGAAAGTTGTTGAGCGACCTGCTCCATGGTAGGGCGAGACTGTGAACTTTCAGTCAAGCAGACAATTGCGATCCTTGCAATCGATACCAACTCATTAACAAAAGGATTCAACGGACGAGGGAGACGTTGATCCAACTTATCCATCAACGATGTATCATCAAGTAAGTTGCCCACAATTTTCCACAAAGGTGATAGTGAGGAATGATATATCAAACCTCCAGGGTGTTTTCCAAAAAGTTTTTCCAATGCTAATACCCCAAAACTATACACATCACATTTCTCATTCACTTGCATTGTGTATGCATATTCTGTACAAAATCAAAAGAGGAATCATGTTCAAAATTGATTAGACAAAAGAGGAATCACGACGCATAGATAATTTGAAGTAGTATTGTTCATTGGTCGTTAAGAATGAAAATTTACAAAACTATTATACctaaatatattagaaaaaggGAATTTACCTGGTGCAGCATATCCAATGGTTCCTGCAAATGAGGTCCAATTGGTTGAATCAGGATTAAGAAGCTTAGCTATTCCAAAGTCAGAGACATGAGCCACATATTCCAAATTTAGAAGTATATTCTTGCTTGATATATCTCGATGAACAATTGGAGGTGAGCAATGATGATGCATATAACATACAGCATTAGCTATATCTTTAATGGCATTCACCCTCTTATTCCAGTCAAATGCAATTGCTTcatcataatctttcaaaatGTTATCTACACTTCCTTTTCCCATGTATTCGTAGACCAAAAATGAGACTCGAGAATGCAAACAAAATCCATGCAGTTTTACAATGTTACGATGTCGAATTTCTGTCAGTGCTTGGATCTCACTTGTGAAAGATTTTAGGTTTGAATTTTCTTCATATACTATTGAATGGAGCTTTTTAACAGCAACTACTTGACCTGTGTCTAATTCTGCTTTGTAAACACTTCCATGCCCTCCAACTCCGATGAGATGTTTATCATCAAAATCGTCTGTGGCTTGAATAATATTCTCATACACCAT containing:
- the LOC11446388 gene encoding pectinesterase; this encodes MANQQSLLDKPRKSLPKTFWLILSLVAIIISSALISTHLKKPISFFHLTTVQNVYCEHAVDTKSCLAHVSEVSHVPTLVTTKDQNLHVLLSLLTKSTTHIQNAMDTASVIKRRINSPREEIALSDCEQLMDLSMNRIWDTMLKLTKNNIDSQQDAHTWLSSVLTNHATCLDGLEGSSRVVMENDLQDLISRARSSLAVFLVVFPQKDRDQFIDETLIGEFPSWVTSKDRRLLETAVGDIKANVVVAQDGSGKFKTVAEAVASAPDNGKTKYVIYVKKGTYKENVEIGSKKTNVMLVGDGMDATIITGNLNFIDGTTTFKSSTVAAVGDGFIAQDIWFQNMAGAAKHQAVALRVGSDQSVINRCRIDAFQDTLYAHSNRQFYRDSVITGTIDFIFGNAAVVFQKCKLVARKPMANQNNMFTAQGREDPGQNTGTSIQQCDLTPSSDLKPVVGSIKTFLGRPWKKYSRTVVMQSFLDSHIDPTGWAEWDAASKDFLQTLYYGEYLNNGPGAGTAKRVTWPGYHVINTAAEASKFTVAQLIQGNVWLKNTGVAFTEGL
- the LOC112416377 gene encoding MDIS1-interacting receptor like kinase 2, translating into MREYMARRNTLDTQNLFTIWSFDDKMVYENIIQATDDFDDKHLIGVGGHGSVYKAELDTGQVVAVKKLHSIVYEENSNLKSFTSEIQALTEIRHRNIVKLHGFCLHSRVSFLVYEYMGKGSVDNILKDYDEAIAFDWNKRVNAIKDIANAVCYMHHHCSPPIVHRDISSKNILLNLEYVAHVSDFGIAKLLNPDSTNWTSFAGTIGYAAPEYAYTMQVNEKCDVYSFGVLALEKLFGKHPGGLIYHSSLSPLWKIVGNLLDDTSLMDKLDQRLPRPLNPFVNELVSIARIAIVCLTESSQSRPTMEQVAQQLSMSYLSTVD